The following proteins come from a genomic window of Paracoccus sp. MBLB3053:
- a CDS encoding helix-turn-helix domain-containing protein — translation MAENAEKLTQNPHALRDIPERNLEVAIGRVVRDLRKRQRMTVAELSVQTGISTGMLSKIENGLISPSLTTLQALANALRVPLVQLFAGYAEPRGAMHVKAGAGVEIERAGTRAGHQYHLLGHIGSNSSGVVVEPYMITLTTESDRFPMFQHEGIELLYMLEGVVGYRHGEQVYQLEPGDTLLFDADAPHGPVDLTTLPARYLSIITYPQSK, via the coding sequence AGAAACTGACCCAGAATCCCCATGCCTTGCGCGACATTCCCGAGAGAAATCTCGAGGTCGCGATCGGTCGTGTCGTGCGCGACCTGCGCAAGCGCCAGCGCATGACTGTCGCCGAACTCTCCGTCCAGACGGGCATTTCGACAGGGATGCTGTCGAAGATCGAGAATGGGTTGATCTCGCCCTCGCTCACCACGCTTCAGGCCCTTGCCAACGCGCTTCGCGTCCCGCTTGTGCAGCTTTTCGCGGGCTATGCCGAACCAAGGGGAGCGATGCATGTCAAGGCGGGCGCGGGCGTCGAGATCGAGCGGGCCGGGACCCGTGCCGGCCACCAGTATCACTTGCTGGGCCATATCGGCTCGAACAGTTCCGGGGTCGTGGTGGAGCCCTACATGATCACTCTCACGACCGAAAGCGACCGCTTTCCCATGTTCCAGCACGAGGGAATCGAATTGCTCTACATGCTGGAAGGTGTGGTCGGCTACCGGCATGGCGAACAGGTCTATCAGTTGGAACCCGGCGACACGCTGCTGTTCGATGCCGATGCGCCGCATGGCCCGGTGGACCTGACGACCCTGCCCGCACGCTACCTGTCGATCATCACCTATCCGCAAAGCAAATGA
- a CDS encoding ammonium transporter: MNLKKASLALLVAAFPGLGIAQEAAPALSAGDTAFVATCSLIVMLMMLPGLGLFYAGMARSKNVLSVLTQILASISLICVLWTAYGYSLTFDGETSLNAVIGGTAKLFMAGVTQDSMVGTIPEYLYMLFMMLFAAITPPIIVGAFAERMKFAAVLIFMGIWLTINYIPMAHMAWGGGWVFNVGVMDFAGGNVVHLNAGVAALVCALVLGPRRGYGTQMMAPHNMTMTYTGGAMLWVGWLAFCGGCALAANGFATLIMLNTMLGGAGGALGWMAIEWVHRKRPSTFGMLSGTIAGLVAVTPACGFVGPAGALAIGFLVTPLCVFFVESVKRTFGYDDSFDVFGVHGVAAFVGGILTVVFAAPGLGGLGYAEDRTMLSQMVPQIAIMGFSILVSAVTTFIALKIADILVGLRVEQESEFEGLDTSEHGEVGYRLGEGVYGGAPLPLHEEQPALKPAVSMSKQAQ, from the coding sequence ATGAACCTGAAGAAAGCCTCTTTGGCCCTGCTTGTGGCCGCATTTCCCGGGCTCGGCATCGCGCAGGAAGCGGCGCCGGCGCTGAGTGCCGGAGATACCGCCTTCGTGGCGACCTGTTCGCTGATCGTGATGCTGATGATGTTGCCAGGGCTGGGCCTGTTCTATGCAGGCATGGCCCGCAGCAAGAACGTCCTGTCCGTTCTGACACAGATCCTGGCATCGATCTCGCTAATATGCGTGCTGTGGACGGCCTACGGCTACTCCCTGACCTTCGACGGCGAGACCTCGCTGAACGCTGTGATCGGAGGAACGGCGAAACTGTTCATGGCCGGGGTGACCCAGGACAGCATGGTCGGCACGATCCCCGAATATCTCTACATGCTCTTCATGATGCTCTTTGCCGCGATCACGCCGCCGATCATCGTGGGGGCCTTTGCCGAGCGGATGAAATTCGCGGCCGTGCTGATCTTCATGGGTATCTGGTTGACCATCAACTACATTCCGATGGCCCACATGGCCTGGGGCGGAGGCTGGGTCTTCAATGTCGGCGTGATGGATTTCGCGGGCGGAAACGTCGTGCACCTGAATGCGGGTGTGGCCGCTTTGGTATGCGCCCTCGTCCTCGGACCGCGCCGGGGTTACGGCACGCAGATGATGGCGCCGCACAATATGACCATGACCTATACCGGCGGGGCGATGCTCTGGGTCGGATGGCTGGCCTTCTGCGGTGGCTGCGCGCTGGCGGCGAATGGTTTCGCGACTCTCATCATGCTCAACACCATGCTGGGCGGGGCAGGCGGTGCACTCGGCTGGATGGCCATCGAATGGGTCCATCGCAAGCGGCCGAGCACCTTCGGAATGCTTTCGGGCACGATTGCCGGGCTTGTCGCCGTGACCCCGGCCTGCGGGTTCGTCGGTCCTGCCGGGGCGCTTGCGATCGGGTTCCTGGTGACCCCGCTTTGCGTCTTCTTCGTTGAATCGGTCAAGCGCACCTTCGGCTACGACGATTCCTTCGACGTCTTCGGCGTGCATGGTGTGGCGGCCTTTGTGGGCGGCATCCTGACGGTGGTTTTCGCGGCGCCTGGTCTTGGCGGCCTGGGCTATGCCGAGGATCGGACCATGCTGTCCCAGATGGTGCCGCAGATCGCGATCATGGGGTTCAGCATCCTCGTTTCGGCGGTGACCACCTTCATCGCCCTCAAAATCGCCGATATTCTGGTCGGGCTGCGTGTCGAGCAGGAAAGCGAGTTCGAGGGCCTCGACACGAGCGAGCATGGCGAGGTCGGCTATCGGTTGGGGGAGGGCGTCTATGGTGGGGCACCGCTTCCCCTGCACGAGGAACAGCCAGCCCTGAAACCAGCCGTTTCTATGTCCAAGCAGGCGCAGTAA
- a CDS encoding arginine/lysine/ornithine decarboxylase, translated as MKFRFPIVIIDEDFRSENSSGSGIRAMAEAIEKEGFEVLGVTSYGDLSQFAQQQSRASAFVLSIDDEEFSPGPDDDPVITDLRNFIHEVRRKNEDVPIYVYGETKTSRHIPNDILRELHGFIHMFEDTPEFVARHIIREAKSYLEGIQPPFFKALLDYAEDGSYSWHCPGHSGGVAFLKSPIGQMYHQFYGENMLRADVCNAVEELGQLLDHNGAIGASERNAARIFNADHCFFVTNGTSTSNKMVWHHTVAPGDVVVVDRNCHKSILHSIIMTGAVPVFLRPTRNHFGIIGPIPHSEFEPETIKAKIRANPLLEGVDAETVKPRIMTLTQSTYDGVLYNTETIKGLLDGYVENLHFDEAWLPHAAFHPFYGHFHAMGRKRARTKHSVTYATQSIHKLLAGISQASHVLVQDSQDTKLDRHLFNEAYLMHTSTSPQYSIIASCDVAAAMMEPPSGTALVEESIAEAMDFRRAMSKVDAEFGEDDWWFQVWGPDAPEEEGIGRAKDWILRRTDAEGVQRDGEDAWHGFGDMAPGFNMLDPIKTTIVTPGLNLDGRFEETGIPASIVTKYLAEHGVVVEKTGLYSFFIMFTIGITKGRWNTLLTALQQFKDDYAKNQPMWRTMPEFCAKYPRYERMGLRDLCQHVHELYSKYDVAVLSTEMYLSELTPAMKPSDAFSHIAQRTTQRVPIDELEGRITTSLVTPYPPGIPLLIPGEVFNRKIVEYLRFNREFARECPGFETDIHGLVQELGEDGLVRYFADCVAI; from the coding sequence ATGAAATTTCGTTTCCCCATCGTCATCATCGACGAAGATTTCCGCTCGGAGAATTCATCCGGCTCCGGTATCAGGGCCATGGCCGAAGCCATCGAGAAAGAGGGTTTCGAGGTTCTTGGGGTGACAAGCTATGGCGATCTGTCACAATTCGCCCAGCAGCAGTCTCGCGCCAGCGCCTTTGTCCTGTCGATCGACGATGAAGAGTTCAGCCCCGGCCCGGACGATGATCCGGTCATCACCGACCTGCGGAATTTCATCCACGAGGTGCGGCGCAAGAACGAGGACGTGCCGATCTATGTCTATGGCGAAACCAAGACCAGTCGACATATTCCGAACGACATCCTGCGCGAATTGCACGGCTTCATCCACATGTTCGAGGATACGCCGGAATTCGTTGCCCGCCATATCATCCGCGAGGCGAAAAGCTATCTCGAAGGCATCCAGCCGCCCTTCTTCAAGGCACTTTTGGACTACGCCGAGGACGGGTCATATTCGTGGCACTGCCCAGGACATTCGGGCGGCGTTGCATTTCTGAAAAGCCCGATCGGGCAGATGTATCACCAGTTCTACGGTGAGAACATGCTGCGCGCCGATGTCTGCAATGCGGTCGAGGAACTCGGTCAGCTTCTGGATCATAACGGAGCGATCGGCGCGTCGGAACGTAACGCGGCGCGCATCTTCAATGCCGATCACTGCTTCTTCGTGACGAATGGCACCTCGACCTCGAACAAGATGGTCTGGCACCATACCGTCGCGCCGGGCGATGTCGTGGTCGTCGACCGCAACTGCCACAAGTCGATCCTGCATTCGATCATCATGACCGGGGCGGTGCCGGTCTTCCTGCGCCCCACCCGCAACCATTTCGGCATTATCGGCCCGATTCCGCATAGCGAGTTCGAACCAGAGACGATCAAGGCCAAGATCCGCGCCAATCCGCTTCTGGAAGGCGTCGATGCCGAAACGGTCAAGCCGCGCATCATGACGCTGACGCAGTCGACCTATGATGGTGTTCTCTACAATACCGAGACGATCAAGGGGCTGCTCGACGGATATGTCGAAAACCTGCATTTCGACGAGGCATGGCTTCCGCACGCGGCCTTCCATCCGTTCTACGGCCATTTTCATGCCATGGGCCGCAAACGCGCGCGCACCAAGCATTCGGTGACCTATGCGACGCAGTCGATCCACAAGCTGCTCGCCGGGATCAGCCAGGCGAGCCATGTCCTCGTGCAGGATTCGCAGGATACCAAGCTAGACAGGCATCTCTTCAACGAAGCCTATCTGATGCACACCTCGACCAGCCCGCAATATTCGATCATCGCGAGCTGCGATGTCGCCGCCGCCATGATGGAGCCACCCTCGGGCACGGCGCTCGTCGAGGAAAGCATCGCCGAGGCGATGGATTTCCGCCGCGCCATGAGCAAGGTGGATGCCGAGTTCGGCGAGGATGACTGGTGGTTCCAGGTCTGGGGCCCCGACGCCCCCGAAGAAGAGGGCATCGGCCGCGCCAAGGACTGGATCCTGCGCCGCACCGATGCCGAAGGCGTCCAGCGCGACGGCGAGGATGCCTGGCACGGGTTCGGCGACATGGCGCCGGGCTTCAACATGCTCGACCCGATCAAGACGACAATCGTCACCCCCGGGCTCAATCTCGACGGCCGCTTCGAGGAAACCGGGATTCCCGCGTCCATCGTCACCAAGTATCTGGCAGAGCATGGCGTCGTGGTCGAAAAGACGGGGCTTTACAGCTTCTTCATCATGTTCACGATCGGCATCACCAAGGGCCGCTGGAATACACTTCTGACCGCACTTCAGCAGTTCAAGGACGATTACGCCAAGAACCAGCCGATGTGGCGGACGATGCCGGAATTCTGCGCCAAGTATCCGCGATACGAAAGGATGGGTCTGCGCGATCTGTGCCAACACGTTCACGAGCTATACTCCAAGTATGATGTCGCCGTGCTTTCGACCGAGATGTATCTGAGCGAGCTGACCCCCGCGATGAAGCCCAGTGACGCTTTTTCGCATATCGCGCAGCGCACCACCCAGCGCGTCCCGATCGACGAGTTGGAGGGCCGCATCACGACAAGCCTGGTCACGCCCTATCCGCCCGGCATTCCGCTGCTCATTCCCGGTGAGGTCTTCAACCGGAAGATCGTCGAATATCTGCGTTTCAACCGCGAATTCGCTCGGGAATGTCCCGGTTTCGAGACGGACATTCATGGGCTTGTGCAGGAACTCGGCGAAGACGGACTGGTCAGATATTTCGCTGATTGCGTGGCGATTTGA
- a CDS encoding acyl-CoA thioesterase → MPDTQPQGLPTIRTIAMPADTNPAGDIFGGWLMSQMDLAAGSVAALTARGRSATIAVEGMKFHRPVKVGDEVSLYAEIVSIGRTSMRINVEAWRRQRDSETTQKVTEATFTFVALDDEGGARPVIDQG, encoded by the coding sequence ATGCCAGACACGCAGCCCCAGGGCCTGCCCACGATCCGAACCATTGCCATGCCGGCCGACACCAATCCGGCAGGGGATATTTTTGGTGGTTGGCTTATGAGCCAGATGGACCTTGCGGCGGGCTCTGTCGCCGCGCTCACAGCTCGCGGACGAAGCGCGACAATCGCTGTCGAGGGCATGAAGTTTCATCGTCCGGTGAAGGTCGGCGATGAAGTCTCGCTTTATGCCGAGATCGTCAGCATTGGGCGAACATCCATGCGCATCAACGTGGAGGCATGGCGGCGGCAGCGTGACAGCGAAACGACCCAGAAGGTCACGGAGGCGACCTTCACCTTCGTCGCCCTCGACGATGAGGGCGGGGCCCGCCCTGTCATCGACCAAGGCTGA